One window from the genome of Moorena sp. SIOASIH encodes:
- the glyA gene encoding serine hydroxymethyltransferase has translation MTQTNLDFLAETDPTIATYLGEELQRQREHLELIASENFTSPAVMAAQSSVLTNKYAEGLPGKRYYGGCEFIDKVEQVAIDRAKELFGAAHANVQPHSGAQANFAVFLALLKPGDKIMGMDLSHGGHLTHGSPVNVSGKWFEVCHYGVSQETEQLDYGQIRELALKERPKLIICGYSAYPRIIDFEKFRAIADEVGAYLMADMAHIAGLVATGHHPNPLPHCHVVTTTTHKTLRGPRGGLILTNQSDLGKKFDKAVFPGTQGGPLEHVIAGKAVAFGEALTPAFKTYSGQVIENAKALATALQNRELKIVSGGTDNHVLLVDLRSIGMTGKRADQLVSGVKITANKNTVPFDPESPFVTSGLRLGSPAMTTRGMGVPEFTEIGNIIADRLLNPEDEQVATECRQRVGQLCDRFPLYPHLTSLVPSLV, from the coding sequence GTGACTCAAACTAATTTAGATTTTCTCGCCGAAACCGATCCCACGATAGCCACCTATCTGGGAGAAGAACTCCAACGTCAACGGGAGCATCTGGAACTTATTGCTAGTGAGAACTTCACCTCCCCAGCGGTGATGGCAGCACAAAGCTCAGTGCTAACTAACAAATATGCTGAGGGATTGCCCGGAAAGCGCTACTATGGCGGCTGTGAATTCATTGACAAAGTGGAACAAGTAGCGATTGACCGTGCTAAAGAACTCTTTGGTGCTGCTCATGCCAATGTGCAGCCCCATTCTGGCGCTCAAGCGAACTTTGCGGTATTTCTAGCCTTACTAAAACCTGGTGACAAGATTATGGGGATGGATTTGTCCCATGGCGGACACCTCACTCATGGGTCACCGGTGAATGTGTCGGGCAAATGGTTTGAGGTGTGTCACTACGGTGTCAGCCAGGAGACTGAGCAATTGGACTATGGTCAGATTCGGGAACTTGCTCTGAAAGAGCGTCCCAAACTGATTATTTGTGGCTATTCCGCCTATCCCCGAATCATTGACTTTGAAAAATTCCGCGCCATTGCTGATGAAGTGGGTGCTTACCTGATGGCGGATATGGCTCACATTGCTGGCTTAGTTGCCACTGGTCATCACCCTAACCCCCTTCCTCACTGCCATGTGGTCACTACTACCACTCACAAGACCCTGCGTGGTCCACGGGGTGGCTTGATTCTGACCAATCAATCGGATTTGGGTAAAAAGTTCGATAAGGCAGTGTTTCCCGGAACTCAGGGAGGTCCGTTGGAACATGTGATTGCTGGTAAAGCTGTTGCTTTTGGGGAAGCCTTGACCCCAGCATTCAAAACCTATTCTGGTCAGGTGATTGAAAATGCTAAGGCTTTGGCAACAGCACTGCAAAACCGGGAGTTAAAGATTGTTTCTGGTGGTACAGATAACCATGTATTACTGGTAGATTTGCGCTCTATTGGTATGACAGGTAAGCGAGCTGACCAACTGGTGAGCGGCGTTAAGATTACGGCTAACAAAAACACTGTTCCCTTTGACCCAGAGTCGCCCTTTGTCACCAGTGGCTTGCGGCTAGGTTCCCCAGCCATGACTACCCGGGGCATGGGAGTGCCAGAATTTACTGAGATTGGTAATATTATTGCCGATCGCTTACTGAATCCAGAGGATGAGCAAGTGGCAACTGAATGTCGTCAGCGTGTGGGACAATTATGCGATCGCTTTCCTCTGTATCCCCATCTCACCAGTCTTGTACCAAGTTTGGTCTAA
- a CDS encoding Tic20 family protein: MTWRGSTDIKDRIFAALAYLLPLIVVLPFGQFLLRQFPILGIIYLPLQPLISIYYRLPLAGLIIFFVLFLAVVRNPQISHFVRFNTMQAILLDILLVLGFLLLPILVQALGVNLLTETLYNIVFLGILAACGYSMIQSLMGRYAEIPSLSQAVYSQVP; this comes from the coding sequence ATGACATGGCGCGGGTCAACAGATATTAAAGACCGGATTTTTGCAGCCCTTGCTTATCTACTCCCTCTAATTGTAGTTTTGCCCTTTGGTCAATTTTTGCTAAGACAGTTTCCCATTCTGGGCATTATTTACCTGCCACTACAACCGTTAATTTCAATTTACTACCGTTTGCCGTTGGCGGGGTTAATTATTTTCTTTGTTTTGTTCTTAGCCGTAGTCAGAAACCCACAAATCAGCCATTTTGTTCGCTTTAACACCATGCAAGCGATTCTTTTAGACATTCTTTTAGTTTTGGGTTTTCTATTGTTGCCAATTTTAGTCCAAGCACTAGGGGTTAACTTGCTAACAGAAACCTTATATAATATAGTATTTTTAGGAATCCTTGCCGCCTGCGGCTACTCCATGATTCAATCATTGATGGGTCGTTACGCAGAAATACCAAGCCTTAGTCAAGCCGTTTACAGCCAAGTCCCCTAG
- the rpsF gene encoding 30S ribosomal protein S6: protein MYILRPDLGEEQVDQAIGKYRDLLQELGGEQIEIQHRGKRRLAYPIDRYREGIYIQMNYNGPGTHVAKIERAMRLSQDVIRYLTIRLESSPAPKPEPAEVEA, encoded by the coding sequence ATGTACATCCTGCGTCCTGATTTGGGCGAGGAACAAGTAGATCAAGCTATAGGCAAATACCGAGACCTGTTGCAGGAACTCGGTGGAGAGCAAATCGAGATTCAGCATCGTGGCAAGCGTCGTTTAGCCTATCCCATTGATAGGTACCGGGAAGGGATTTATATCCAAATGAACTATAATGGACCAGGTACCCATGTGGCCAAGATTGAGCGAGCAATGCGTCTAAGTCAAGATGTGATTCGCTACCTGACCATCAGACTCGAATCATCTCCAGCCCCTAAACCAGAACCAGCAGAAGTTGAAGCTTAA
- a CDS encoding biotin/lipoyl-binding protein: MKSNPLPQKHLSSPQPIQEDIDQGVQQQQQDPLPELETEAAREATNTPAHPSRKKRPMWPFLLLGIGILALGAIAFKQSQPNPEVSQNTITAAPAEPNRLPVRATPVKIYPLQQLVFGNGFVSAVRGKHLTFQTSGTITYLKKVNGRDLREGDFVKKGELLAKLDDRRLRADLAQAQAQTAEAQTKRVTAQANLSQAQANVEQAKAQVLSNQAQFEAAKNDFDLAISEFKRRLELFDAGVISESDVDVYRNRAEDAQSQVRAAQAQVNAALSNVKAAESQLASAQSQLTATQAQIASAKAGQTRSTISLEDTEIVAPFDGIVAHLNIREGDFWTTQILNSVNTGNYQSVVDSVPIIVNDPSAYEVNVELPSFYGPLVQPGQSAYVVLDQDMSTASTKGMTQQELFRLAKARGAIFSVSPSVNPGERSVHVTIRLYQGSKNVLDRERVSVWIALAENPTALSVPLNAIVYRDQKPYVFVVNQQENVVKLRPVTAGIRGISMQEITSGVEVGDLVVTEGLNRLVDGTPVEVINYSKGNREQGVGSRE; this comes from the coding sequence ATGAAATCAAATCCTTTGCCTCAAAAGCACTTGTCCTCACCTCAACCAATTCAGGAAGACATTGATCAAGGGGTTCAACAGCAACAACAAGACCCATTACCCGAACTAGAAACGGAAGCTGCCAGGGAAGCAACCAATACCCCCGCCCATCCCTCCCGCAAAAAGCGACCGATGTGGCCTTTTCTTCTGCTCGGTATCGGTATTCTAGCATTGGGTGCGATCGCTTTCAAACAGTCCCAACCTAATCCTGAAGTATCACAAAACACCATCACAGCAGCCCCAGCTGAACCTAACCGGTTACCTGTACGAGCCACCCCAGTCAAAATTTATCCACTGCAACAGTTAGTTTTTGGCAATGGTTTCGTTTCAGCAGTGCGAGGCAAACACCTGACCTTCCAAACCTCAGGAACCATCACCTATCTCAAAAAAGTTAATGGACGGGATCTGCGAGAGGGAGATTTTGTCAAAAAGGGTGAATTACTAGCAAAATTAGATGACCGCAGACTGCGAGCCGATCTGGCACAAGCTCAAGCCCAAACTGCTGAAGCTCAGACCAAAAGGGTAACAGCACAAGCCAACTTGTCTCAAGCTCAAGCAAACGTAGAACAAGCCAAAGCACAAGTACTGAGCAACCAAGCCCAGTTTGAAGCAGCAAAAAATGATTTTGACTTAGCGATATCTGAATTCAAACGTCGTCTAGAACTTTTCGATGCCGGTGTGATCTCAGAGAGTGATGTTGATGTCTACAGAAATAGAGCCGAGGATGCTCAATCCCAAGTCAGAGCAGCACAAGCTCAAGTTAATGCTGCCTTGAGCAATGTCAAAGCGGCTGAAAGTCAGTTAGCATCTGCCCAGTCACAATTAACTGCTACTCAAGCCCAGATTGCTTCAGCAAAGGCTGGACAAACCCGCTCTACCATTAGTCTAGAAGATACGGAGATTGTAGCACCTTTTGATGGCATTGTAGCCCACCTTAATATCCGAGAGGGAGACTTCTGGACAACTCAAATTTTAAACAGTGTAAACACTGGTAATTATCAGAGTGTAGTCGATTCAGTGCCTATCATTGTCAATGACCCTAGCGCTTATGAAGTCAATGTCGAACTACCCAGCTTTTATGGCCCATTGGTGCAACCAGGTCAATCAGCTTATGTGGTGTTAGATCAAGACATGAGTACTGCCTCTACTAAAGGAATGACCCAACAGGAATTGTTTCGCCTGGCTAAAGCCCGAGGCGCAATTTTTTCAGTCAGTCCTTCGGTTAACCCTGGTGAGCGTTCTGTACACGTGACCATCCGCCTGTACCAAGGAAGTAAGAATGTACTGGATCGAGAGCGAGTTTCTGTTTGGATCGCTCTAGCAGAAAACCCCACAGCCCTAAGTGTTCCTCTTAATGCAATTGTCTACCGAGACCAGAAACCCTATGTATTTGTTGTAAATCAACAAGAAAACGTCGTCAAACTGCGTCCGGTAACAGCGGGGATTAGGGGGATTTCTATGCAAGAAATTACAAGTGGTGTTGAAGTTGGCGACTTAGTGGTCACAGAAGGACTAAATCGCTTAGTTGATGGCACACCAGTTGAAGTGATTAACTATAGCAAAGGGAACAGGGAACAGGGAGTAGGGAGTAGGGAGTAG
- a CDS encoding fumarylacetoacetate hydrolase family protein: protein MTQRYVRVKSSKGQTYYGLLQVTRTIQVLDAPPWLQGQPIDLELEPESYQLLAPCAPTKIVAVGKNYTEHAAELGTSVPEEPLLFLKPPTTIIPDSQAIQYPPQSQRVDYEGELALVIGDYCLDCTPDEAQSKIWGYTIANDVTARDLQKRDAQWTRAKGFNSFCPLGPWIVRELSAGAKLQTFLNDNPEPVQSALISQMVFPPDVLVSYISQVMTLVPGDVILTGTPKGVGPMEIGDRVRVEIEGIGHLENTVSSRPSQPKTKED, encoded by the coding sequence ATGACACAGCGCTACGTCCGAGTTAAATCTTCTAAAGGACAGACCTACTACGGCTTGTTACAGGTGACCCGCACTATTCAGGTGCTGGATGCACCACCTTGGTTACAGGGACAACCCATAGATTTAGAATTGGAACCAGAAAGTTATCAATTGCTGGCTCCGTGTGCACCAACTAAAATCGTGGCTGTAGGGAAAAACTATACTGAACACGCAGCGGAATTGGGAACATCAGTTCCTGAGGAACCTTTACTGTTTCTTAAACCCCCTACCACTATAATTCCTGACTCTCAAGCCATCCAGTATCCGCCTCAGTCTCAGCGAGTAGACTATGAGGGAGAGTTAGCACTGGTAATCGGTGACTATTGCTTAGACTGCACACCAGACGAAGCTCAATCCAAAATTTGGGGTTATACGATCGCTAATGACGTAACGGCTCGGGATTTACAAAAGCGGGATGCCCAATGGACTAGGGCTAAGGGATTTAATAGCTTTTGTCCCCTTGGACCCTGGATAGTCCGGGAATTGAGTGCTGGGGCAAAATTGCAGACATTTCTGAATGACAACCCTGAGCCAGTTCAATCAGCTTTAATTAGTCAAATGGTATTTCCGCCAGATGTTCTGGTATCTTACATTTCCCAGGTGATGACCTTAGTACCAGGAGATGTGATCCTTACGGGGACACCCAAAGGAGTAGGACCAATGGAAATTGGCGATCGCGTCCGGGTGGAAATTGAGGGAATTGGTCACTTGGAAAATACGGTGAGCTCACGCCCTTCACAGCCTAAGACTAAGGAAGACTAG
- a CDS encoding efflux RND transporter permease subunit, protein MSSKLVSSNSKPEVLQDKLHHNGHHGHDVPDVNRASGLAKFFFLKTVFGILLIVLLTLGGLMGYQSMVKEADPDVEIPMAIVTTSWSGADPETIETQVTDKIEKELKSLKGLKKVESASFNGFSQISVEFQANANVQESMALLRQKVDDAEPEINSEANQPNIEQISAQDVPIFSIALYGNLDPAVFSRAAEDIQERLEKVSGVREVNLAGQRKEVINVQLIPSRMITLGISPTTVSDRLRVANQDMPWDQIENEQIGAQVRLYGRFRTLEDLRSLPITRLGGSDGRVVRLDEVALVRRDLEREKTRAFMSWQGSEFEPTVSMDVVKVPGSDSINVIEKTLEELESLKQDLNVWPFGMDYRITYRQDEEIHDEQNNLISNVIQAVIGVFIVLFIALTWREAIIAGLSIPLTFLGAIFLLWLGGYTLNNMILYGMVIALGLLVDVFILMMEGMHDGLFVEGLTFNQAALKTVRTYAAPAFSGQMTTILAMAPLLVISGTMGKFIRLMPITAIICLLLSYAIALLIDIPLSRFVLGNVKGGIQKTRIDKLTESASEWFKNWSLKFTVRNRAIAGAWIVGTVVLFMTSLVAVAQLPGTLFPDADTRPISINVELPPTATLAKSQQVADDLGEILRSKDYFESVTKLVGQKSALVQESGLKPTQDNYLLGFSALFTKKNERDQFSYDYIDDLRTELNQAIRNYPGASLVINVPGTGEGGDPIAIELKGNDMNTLRQISGEVQLALRQIDGTEDVRDGLGDLRNDIKLRPKREAMDFYGISENDLALQGRYMMTDNEITDSAIRAGKDDLEIRLSTAWPSRNGAVGGPTRRDELRMFQVFSSDHGAISGEAILDIEQSMAPLSITHTDTERTVTVYSKAKGRTSGEILAELQPKLEQMKKTWSPGYDYKFGGEAATQSETFGSAVNMSYVSLFLVFSVLVLQFGSFTQPFIIMLSIPFALIGTFSGFSLLGIPLSFPAIIGIISLVGIVVNDSIVIVETMNNHRSSGMKVRQAAAHGASDRLRPVLTTSITTMVGLIPLALSDPIWFPLCMAIIFGLCASTLSALLVIPCLYLQLTPNKR, encoded by the coding sequence ATGAGTAGTAAGCTGGTTTCGTCCAACTCTAAACCTGAGGTTTTACAGGATAAATTACATCATAATGGGCATCATGGGCATGATGTGCCTGATGTTAACCGAGCCTCAGGTTTAGCTAAATTCTTTTTCCTGAAAACAGTATTTGGTATTCTCTTGATCGTTTTGCTAACCTTGGGTGGGTTGATGGGTTATCAGTCGATGGTCAAAGAAGCCGATCCAGATGTGGAAATTCCGATGGCGATAGTGACTACTAGTTGGTCAGGGGCTGACCCAGAAACCATAGAAACTCAAGTCACAGATAAAATTGAAAAAGAACTCAAATCCCTCAAGGGATTGAAGAAAGTTGAGAGTGCTTCTTTCAACGGTTTCTCCCAGATATCAGTTGAATTCCAAGCTAATGCCAATGTTCAGGAGTCGATGGCACTGCTGCGGCAAAAAGTTGATGATGCTGAACCGGAGATTAATTCAGAGGCTAATCAACCAAATATAGAGCAAATCTCTGCCCAAGATGTCCCGATTTTCTCGATTGCTTTATATGGTAATCTCGATCCGGCGGTGTTCAGTCGGGCGGCGGAAGATATTCAAGAAAGACTCGAAAAAGTCTCGGGTGTACGGGAGGTTAATTTAGCAGGACAACGGAAAGAAGTTATCAATGTCCAACTTATCCCCAGCCGCATGATTACTTTGGGGATTTCCCCAACAACAGTAAGTGACCGCCTCAGAGTTGCTAACCAGGATATGCCCTGGGATCAGATTGAAAACGAACAGATTGGAGCCCAGGTGCGATTGTACGGTAGGTTTCGTACCTTGGAAGATTTACGTAGCTTGCCTATCACTCGTTTGGGTGGTAGTGATGGTAGGGTAGTGCGCCTAGATGAAGTTGCCTTAGTACGTCGGGATTTGGAAAGGGAAAAGACTCGTGCTTTCATGAGTTGGCAGGGTTCTGAGTTTGAACCCACCGTCAGCATGGATGTAGTGAAAGTACCAGGGTCTGACTCGATTAACGTCATCGAAAAAACCTTAGAAGAACTGGAGTCTCTCAAGCAAGACCTCAATGTCTGGCCTTTTGGGATGGATTATCGGATTACCTACAGGCAGGACGAAGAGATTCACGATGAGCAGAATAACCTGATCAGTAATGTGATTCAGGCAGTGATTGGTGTTTTTATCGTCTTGTTCATTGCCCTGACCTGGCGAGAAGCCATAATTGCAGGGTTATCGATTCCTTTAACCTTTCTCGGAGCTATATTTCTGCTCTGGCTTGGTGGGTACACCCTCAACAATATGATCTTATATGGGATGGTCATAGCACTAGGATTGCTGGTGGATGTATTCATCTTAATGATGGAGGGGATGCATGATGGACTGTTTGTGGAAGGGTTAACCTTTAATCAGGCAGCCCTTAAGACTGTGAGAACCTATGCAGCACCAGCCTTTTCCGGTCAGATGACAACTATTCTAGCTATGGCACCCCTGCTGGTAATTAGTGGCACGATGGGCAAGTTTATACGCTTGATGCCGATCACAGCAATTATCTGTCTGTTGCTCAGTTATGCGATCGCTTTATTAATCGATATACCCTTGTCTCGCTTTGTGTTAGGTAATGTCAAAGGCGGGATTCAAAAAACCCGCATTGATAAATTAACCGAATCCGCCTCTGAATGGTTTAAAAACTGGAGTCTCAAGTTTACAGTACGTAACCGAGCAATAGCTGGTGCTTGGATTGTCGGCACTGTAGTTCTTTTTATGACCTCTTTGGTTGCGGTTGCGCAATTACCAGGAACGCTTTTTCCTGATGCTGACACCCGGCCTATCAGTATCAATGTGGAATTACCCCCCACAGCAACCTTGGCAAAGTCTCAACAAGTGGCAGATGATTTAGGAGAAATTTTGCGTTCCAAGGATTATTTTGAAAGTGTCACCAAATTAGTTGGTCAAAAAAGTGCTTTAGTCCAAGAGAGTGGTCTTAAGCCCACACAGGATAACTATTTACTAGGTTTCTCAGCACTATTTACCAAAAAAAACGAGCGCGACCAGTTCTCCTATGACTATATAGATGACTTGCGAACAGAACTGAATCAGGCGATCCGTAATTATCCTGGAGCATCCCTAGTCATAAATGTTCCTGGTACTGGTGAAGGCGGAGACCCCATTGCCATTGAGCTAAAAGGCAATGACATGAACACACTGCGGCAGATTTCCGGTGAAGTCCAATTAGCACTGCGCCAGATTGATGGGACTGAAGATGTCCGTGATGGCTTGGGAGATTTGCGCAACGATATCAAACTTCGACCCAAACGGGAAGCTATGGATTTTTATGGCATCAGTGAAAATGACCTAGCCCTGCAGGGACGCTACATGATGACCGATAACGAGATTACAGACTCTGCCATTAGAGCAGGAAAAGACGACTTAGAAATTCGCCTGAGTACTGCGTGGCCCTCCCGCAATGGCGCTGTAGGTGGTCCCACTCGTCGTGATGAGTTGAGAATGTTTCAAGTGTTTTCATCAGACCACGGAGCAATATCGGGAGAGGCGATATTGGATATTGAGCAGAGCATGGCTCCCCTATCGATTACCCATACAGATACCGAACGCACAGTTACTGTTTATTCTAAAGCTAAAGGTCGCACGTCTGGAGAGATTTTGGCAGAGTTACAGCCAAAATTAGAGCAAATGAAGAAAACATGGTCTCCAGGTTATGATTACAAATTTGGCGGAGAGGCTGCAACTCAAAGTGAGACCTTTGGTTCCGCAGTTAACATGTCCTATGTATCACTTTTCTTAGTTTTTTCGGTACTGGTGCTGCAATTTGGCTCTTTCACCCAGCCTTTCATTATTATGCTCTCTATCCCCTTTGCTTTGATTGGCACCTTTAGTGGTTTCTCTTTGCTCGGGATACCCCTTTCGTTTCCTGCCATAATTGGGATTATTTCTCTAGTGGGAATTGTAGTTAATGATTCCATCGTGATCGTAGAAACCATGAACAACCATCGCTCCAGTGGAATGAAAGTGCGACAAGCTGCAGCTCATGGTGCTTCTGACCGACTGCGCCCGGTACTCACCACCAGTATTACCACCATGGTTGGTTTGATTCCTTTAGCACTAAGTGATCCCATTTGGTTTCCTTTGTGTATGGCAATTATCTTCGGTTTATGTGCCTCAACCTTGAGTGCCTTGCTGGTGATTCCTTGTTTGTATTTACAGTTGACCCCAAATAAGAGATAG
- a CDS encoding PEP-CTERM sorting domain-containing protein, with protein sequence MSTRQFFNVLTLCSGTVSLVSAATLLSANPALAIVNGSFETGDFSPWATIGDTSIQTAAFGSGPTDGNFQALLTTDFGSVPVSDLETFLGLTAGSLATIPNLPNVDTPREGSAIQQTFTAHAGDILTFDWNFLTDEFTSSNSGTFNDFSFVSIAKMVDGLADTNFPLFIESLTDFDEETGFQSFSYTFETSGSFSLGFGVLDEDDFIVDSGLLIDNVQLTSVPEPASILGLLALGALGTGAAFKKKTA encoded by the coding sequence ATGTCTACTCGCCAATTTTTCAATGTCTTAACCCTATGCTCAGGTACAGTAAGTTTAGTTAGTGCGGCAACTCTTTTAAGTGCTAACCCAGCCCTAGCAATTGTCAATGGCAGTTTTGAGACTGGTGATTTCAGCCCATGGGCAACCATAGGCGACACTAGTATTCAAACAGCCGCGTTTGGAAGTGGTCCCACAGATGGAAACTTCCAAGCTCTACTAACCACTGATTTTGGCTCAGTTCCTGTCTCGGATTTAGAAACATTTCTAGGATTAACAGCTGGAAGCTTAGCTACTATCCCTAATCTTCCCAATGTAGACACTCCCAGAGAGGGTTCTGCAATTCAACAAACCTTCACCGCCCATGCCGGAGATATTTTGACTTTTGATTGGAACTTTCTCACGGATGAATTTACATCTTCTAATTCAGGAACTTTTAACGATTTTTCCTTCGTGAGCATAGCTAAAATGGTAGATGGGCTAGCTGACACCAACTTCCCACTATTCATAGAATCTTTGACAGATTTCGATGAAGAGACTGGCTTTCAGAGTTTTTCTTATACCTTTGAGACCTCCGGAAGCTTTAGTTTGGGATTTGGAGTCTTGGATGAGGATGATTTTATTGTTGACTCTGGACTGCTGATTGACAATGTTCAGCTAACATCTGTTCCGGAACCTGCTTCAATTTTGGGCTTACTAGCATTAGGTGCTTTGGGAACAGGTGCAGCTTTCAAAAAAAAGACTGCTTAA